AAACTTTACAGTGCCCTCATTCCCACGTTTTCTGGCAAGCTCAGCACTTTCATTGCACACTGCGGAGTCCGGCACTCTATCAAGGAACAGCAGCTGATATATTCCACATCTAATAATATCCTCAATCCATGGCTCAATCTTATTCTTCTTCACAAACTGCGATTTCACCCAGTCTATTCGCGTAAGGTTTCTCAATGTCCCATTTACTATCTCAGTCACCAGAGCTTTGTCAAGCTTCAGAAGACCACTCTTATCCAATTCCTGCTTTATAGCAATATTTGAATAAGCCCCCTCCCTGAGGACCTTATAAACAACTGAAACAGCCGCATCTCTCGCTATGTCAATTTTTTTCATACGTCACGCTCCGATTCATAAAAAGCTACAGATAGTAATATACCTACCTGTAGCTTTAAATATTATAGTTCTAATCTCTTCTGCCTCTTAAAACAAAAAGCCTTATAAGCTGCATGATAGCTGCGAAGGTTGCTGCAACATAAGTAAGGGCTGCAGCTCTTAGAACTTCTCTTGCCGGTCCAATTTCATTGGATGGAACCAGTCCATTGCCTTCCAAAAGAGCGATTGCCCTACTGCTGGCATTGAATTCTACTGGAAGTGTTATAACCTGAAAAGCCACAGCAGCAGAAAAGAGCAGTATTCCAATGTTTATAAGGTCTATCCAGTTGAAAATGAATCCCCCGATTATGAAAAGCCAAGAAGCCTGAGAACCAATGGAAGCTACTGGTGCTATAGCATTTCTGACAATCAGCGGTGCATATCCCTCCAGATGCTGTATAGCATGGCCGCACTCATGGGCTGCTACCCCGACAGAAGCAAGGGAATTGCTGTTATACACATCCTGTGACAATCTTAATACCCTTTTCCTGGGATCATAGTGATCAGACAGTCTTCCTCCCACAAGCTCTACCGGTACATCCTGAAGTCCATTGGCATCCAAAAGCCTTCTGGCTACATCAAATCCGGTATGTCCGTAGCTATTTCTTACCTTAAGGTATTTGTTGAAGGTGGATTTTACCTTTGACTGCGCATATGCAGCAAATATCATTGCAGGTATTAATAATATAAAAGTAGAATCGTAAAACATTTGTATTTCCTCCTAAATAACTTTATTGTAGTATTGTGCCCGTCTCTATATCATGCCCTCGCAGATATGCTTCAACGCTCATACGCTTTTCGTTCTCAAACTGTAATTCTGTTATTTTAAGGCTTCCTATACCACAATTCACGACTATGCAGCCACTTTCCAAATTAACTATACTGCCCCATTTGTCATGTTTCTCACCGCAATCAAAAGCTTCTGCGCCAATAATCTTAAATACTTTACCGCCATATTGGGAAAAGGCAGCCGGCCATGGATAAGTCCCCCGTATCAGATTTTTGATAGTTTTCGCATCCTTGGACCAATCAATCCTTCCAAGAGCTTTAGTCATTATCGGCGCATAAGTAGCTTCCTCGTTATTCTGGGGAATTCTCGAAATCCTTCCTTCTGACAGAATTGTCATTGTATCTGACAAAACCGCAGCTCCAAGCTCCATAAGTCTGTCATGCAGCTCGCCTGCAGTCTCATTTTCACCTATAGCAGTCTCTTTCTTTATAATCATATCCCCAGTGTCCAGCCCCTTATCCATGTACATGGTAGTAACTCCCGTAACTGTCTCTCCGTTTATAATGCACCAGTTTATAGGTGCTGCCCCCCTGTACTTTGGCAGCAGTGAGGCATGAACATTGATACAGCCAAGGGGAGGTATATCTAAAATCTCCTGAGATAATATCTGCCCAAAAGCAACTACTATAATAATATCAGGCTTTAAATTCCTGAGTATTTCTGTGAATTCCTTGGTCTTTATCTTCTCTGGCTGATACACAGGTATTCCGACTTCCTCAGCCAGCACCTTCACCGGAGGAGGTGCAAGCTTGTTGCCCCTTCCCTTTGCTCGGTCAGGCTGAGTTACAACAGCCACAATATCATGCTTCTGTGCAAGCAATATGCTAAGGCACGGAACTGCAAAATCAGGAGTCCCCATAAATACAATTCTCATCTGCTGTCCTCCCTTTTTTTCCTTTACTCTTCCTTTTGGATAGTCTTAGTAATCGCTTTATCTGTAAAAAGCATACCATTAAGATGGTCAATTTCGTGACAGAAGGCGATAGCCAAAAGCTCAGTGCCTGTCATCTCAAAGGTTTCACCTTTCCGGTTCATTGCTCTGACAATTACCTTGGCAGGCCTTTTCACTTCTCCCCTGATTCCAGGAATACTGAGACAGCCTTCTTCTTCAATCTGTTCTCCGCTTTCATATACAATGACCGGATTTATTAGCTCAATAAGCCCTTCCCGAATATCTATTACAACAACCCGCCTCAATACACCGACCTGAGGAGCGGCAAGTCCAACGCCCTCAGCCTTGTACATTGTGTCTTTCATATCATCAAGAAGTGTCAATATCCTGTCATCAATAACCTCTACCTTTCTTGACACTTTCCTTAAAACTTCATCCCCATCTTTTCTTATCGTTCTAACAGCCATAATTTCCTCCTGTAAATTATCAGGTTCGGGGTTCGAGGTTCGGGGTTCGGGGAGTAGCCTTATGCCATTTCTTCGAAGCGTTACTCAATTCCTCGCACCTTGTACCACGCACCACGCACCAGTTTTATTCTACTATAACATATTTTGAGGATTCAAATCCATACTTATGCTCGCATTGGTCTGTCCTTCACCGCAGTTTTCTGATAAATCCTCAAGTATCGCTCTAATTGTGTCTTCACTCTTGCTCTTAATTACTATTTGCCATCTATATCGGTTTTTTATACGTGATATTGTTGCCGCTGTCGGCCCCAGCTTTTCCACATCGTCCTGATGCTTTATCCTCTCATCCAAGAACCGGCTAATTTCATTGGCATATTTAATTACCTCATTCTCTACCGTTCCGCTTATTAAGATATTGGCTATGGTTGAAAAGGGCGGGTATAGCATCTCCCTCCTCAGCATTATCTCCTGTTCATAAAAGCCTTTGTAGTCATGGTACCTGGCATATTCTATGCTATAATGCTCAGGACTGTAAGTCTGAACAATTACGCGGCCTTTCTTGCTCGCCCTTCCTGAGCGTCCTGCCACCTGCGCAATCATCTGGAAGGTGCGCTCGCCAGACCTGAAGTCCGGCAGGTTGAGGCTGGTATCAGCTGTAATAACACCTACCAGCGTAACGTCAGGAAAATCAAGCCCCTTTGATATCATCTGTGTTCCAAGAAGCACATTAGCTTCCCGTCTCCTGTATTTATCCAGAATCTCTTGATGTGAGTTCTTTCTTGAGGTAGTATCAGCATCCATTCTCAGTACATCCTTGACAGAGAACTTTTTCTTGAACTCCTTTTCCAGCTTCTGGGTACCCACACCGAAGTATTTTATCTTATCACTATTGCACTTGGGACATACAGTTGGATTATCCCTCTCATATCCGCAGTAATGACATACTAACTTTTCACTTTTCATATGATATGTAAGCGAGATGCTGCACCGTGGGCATTTCATCACTATACCGCACTGCCTGCAGGACACAAAAGTGGAGTGACCCCTCCTGTTGAGGAACAAAATAATCTGATCTCCACTTTTCAGGTTATCTAGAATCGCCTCAGTCAAACTGCTGCTGAATATTGTCTTGTTGCCAGACTTAAGCTCTTCCCTCATATCTACTACCTCTACCTCAGGCATGGGACTTCCATTCACCCTTTCAGGCAGCTCCACCAGGCCAAGCTCTCCCACCTTAGCCCTGTAATAAGTCTCAATAGAGGGAGTCGCAGAACCCATAAGCACTCGTGCACCTTCCAGCTGGCACCTTTTCTCTGCTACTTCCCGGGTCAGGTACTTGGGCTTTATTTCTGATTTATATGTATTTTCATGCTCTTCATCAATGATTATAACTCCCAATGCTTTAAAGGGCGCAAATACCGCTGAACGAGCTCCTATAGCCACTTTTACAATACCGGCTTTTATCTTTCTCCACTCGTCGTATTTTTCACCCTCCGAGAGGCTGCTGTGCATTACAGCTATATTATCTCCAAAGCGATTCTTAAATCTTGAGACCATTTGCGGCGTCAAAGATATTTCAGGCACCAGCATTATTGAGTCCTTACCCTGTTCCATGCATTCTTCGATAAGCTCCAAATATATTTCAGTCTTTCCACTGCCTGTTACGCCGTGAAGCACCACATCCTTACCTTGGGAAAAGAGACTCCTGATGTTGGTCATCACATCCAGTTGAGCCGCTGAAAGCTCATGCCTTTTCTCGCTGTAAACCTTTGAATTGACCTTCCTGTACTCTTCCCTTTCCTCTATCCTGATACAGCCCTTCTTCTCCATGGCTTTAACTGCTGAATCACAGTCTCCGCAAGTCTCCTTAAGCTTAGACATGGATATACCCGGATTATTCCCAAGCAGCTCAAATATCTCCTTCTGCTTGCTTGCATTCTTCTTTATATCAAAACTTACACCCTCTGTGAGATACAGAAGCTTTTCGGTTTTCTTTCCTATCTTATTTCCTACTTGCTGCAGCTTCCGTACTATCCCTGCCTCTAGAAGCTTTTTCATATAATAGTCTATTTTAAGGCCGCTGAAATATTCCTTTATATCCTCCAGCTTGGCACTACCATCGTTTAATTCAAGAAACTCAAGTATCTCAATAATACTGTTGGAATTCAGTCTGGCAATCTTGTCATTTATATCATCGCTGTCTGCAAGCTCTATAGTATAGCTGCTTTTTGTCCTTACAGGCGAAGGCACAATCGCGTGAATAGCGTCAATGTAATAGCTCATATACTTATTCTTCATCCATTTCGCCAGTTCTACAAGCTGTGGAGACATCACAGGTTCATCATCCAAAGCCCTGACCAAAGGCTTTATCCTGGAAATATTAAAGTCTATACTGTCCTTGATGGCCAGTACATACCCCTCCAGCTGCTTATTCCCCATGCCAAAGGGCACAATGACCCTACTGCCGACCATAACCTTATCTTCCATCTCTTTCGGAATCAGGTAGCTGTAGGTTCTGTCCGTCTCTTTACATTTATTCGCTACAATGACCTCTGCAAATAATTTTTTATCCAATGTTTTTCCCCCAATGGCATAGTATAAAAGCGTACAGTTACGTACGCTTTATATCTCTTATTCTATCAAGAATTATATCCGCAACCTCATGTTTTTTCTTGAGCGGAATACTCTCTATATTTCCGTCCCTGTCAATAAGCGTTACTACATTGGTATCAGCAGCAAATCCTGCCCCTGTTTCATTCAAGTCGTTGGCTACAATGAAATCCAGATTTTTCTTTCTGACCTTGGAAGCCGCATTCTCAATAAGCTTCTCTGTCTCCATGGCAAAACCCACAATTATCTTGTCACCTTTGATTTTCCCCAATTCATAAAGTATGTCAGGGTTTTTTGTAAGTTTTAATTCAAGCTCATCATCTGACTTCTTAAGCTTCTGACTGTATGCAGCCTCTGGGGCATAATCAGCAACAGCAGCAGCCTTGACTGCAATATCGCATTCAGGGAAAAGCTCCATTACCTTGCTGTGCATTTCCTTTGCGGATACTACATCAAATCTTGTCACACCACAGGGTGTCTCAAGATTGGTCGGTCCTGAGACCAGATAAACCTTGGCGCCTCTCTTTGAAGCCCTCTCGGCAATTGCATAGCCCATTTTTCCTGTGGAGTGATTTGATATGAACCTTACAGGATCTATAGCCTCGCGTGTTGGACCAGCTGTTACTAATATGCTTTTGCCAGCCAAATCCTGCTTTAAGCTTAATGCATCTATAATAGCCCTTTCAATTACAGCAGGGTCAGCCATTTTACCTTTTCCAACATCACCGCAGGCCAGGCGTCCTTCTTCAGGTTCAACAAAACCATATCCCAGTTCCTTCAGAAGCTTAATATTCCTTTGAACCACGGGATTGTCATACATGTTGGTGTTCATAGCGGGAGCGAGTATTATCTGTGCTTTAGTTGCAATAGCAGTAATCGACAGCATATCATCTGCAATCCCGCATGCCAGTTTGCCAATGATGTTGGCAGTCGCAGGGGCAATCACAAATACATCAGCCAGCTTTGCCAGAGATATATGCTCTATCTCCCAATACTTTGGCGCTTCAAACATGTCTATAGACACCTGATTCAATGAAAGTGACTGGAAGGTAAGCGGTGTGACAAATTTGGAAGCTGAGTCCGTCATTATAACGTGTACCTCGGCGTCCAGCTTCTTGAGCCTGCTTACTAGCTCGCAAGCCTTATATGAAGCTATGCCTCCTGATACCCCCAGGACTATCTTCTTTCCTTTAAGCATTTTACTCACCTATATTCCAGTACACTAATCTTGTCTTTCCGGATTGTTTCTTTCATAGATAATCTTACTGTCGTTGATTTCATTTATTGCTATTGTAACCGGCTTATTTGAATCAACTTTTGTAAGCCTTGGCTGTCCATCTACCAGTTGTCTTGCTCGCTTTGCGACAGCAACCACAAGAGTGTACTTGCTGTCCACCTTTTCTAATAATGATGATAAAGTAGGATATATCATTTTACCCCTCCCTGAAATTATCAAAATCAGTCTTACACCTTTTTATTCTACATTTTTCTGCTGTGAGTATGCAGTCAAGTTTTGCTGCTGCATCCTTTAAGTCATCATTCACTACCACATAATCGTAATTATAGGCATATTTTACTTCATCAAATGCATTTTTCATCCTTTTGCAAATGTCCTGTTCAGTTTCTGTGCCACGACCTTCAATCCTCTTTCTCAGTTCTTCAAAGGAAGGAGGCATAATGAAAACAAATACAGCTTCTTCAAAGACATGCCTTACTTTCATTCCACCCTGAACATCTATCTCAAGTATTACACTTTTTCCTTCTTCAAGCTTATCCATGACATATTTCTTAGGAGTTCCATAATAGTTGTCATGAACCTTGGCATATTCGATAAACTCCCCATCCTCAGCCATTCTGCTAAACTCAGCTTTATCCTTGAAAAAGTAGTTGACCCCTTCAATTTCACCTTCCCGAGGCTTTCTGGTCGTAGCCGAAACAGAAAGCTCCAGTTTTGCATTGCTGATGCGAAGAAGTTCCCTGCAGATAGTGCCCTTGCCTGCACCTGAAGGTCCTGATATAACAATAAGCAGACCCTTGCTCTTCATATTCCCCTCCGCCTTGATTATTCCTCTGTAACGACCTCATCTGTTTCTTCTGCTTCACGGTCTATCAGCCTATGTGCCACCGTTTCAGGCTGTACAGCAGAAAGAATTATATGATCACTGTCTGTTATTATTACAGCTCTCGTCCTTCTGCCATATGTAGCATCAATAAGCATGCCCCTGTCTCTTGCTTCCTGTATTATTCTCTTTATTGGAGCTGACTCAGGGCTGACTATTGCAACCAGTCTATTGGCTGATACGATATTACCAAATCCGATGTTTATTAGTTTTATTCCCATGTTAAACCTCCAGTTATTCTATATTTTGCACTTGTTCCCTTATCTTTTCGATTTCTGTTTTGATGTTTATTACGTTATTTAATATTCCTAAATCCGTAATTTTCGAGCCTATTGTATTTACTTCCCTGTTCATTTCCTGAATGATAAAGTCCAGCTTCTTTCCAACAGATCCTTTGAAATTCAATGCTTTTCGCAGTTCTTCCATATGGCTCTCAAGCCTTACTATTTCTTCGTCAATGCCTGATTTATCAGCAAAAACTGCCACTTCTGTCAGAAGCCTGTTTTCATCAATTGGTATATCCTTTGTAAGTTCTTTTATTCTATCATATAGCTTGTTCTTGTATTCATCAACTATACTGTATGATTTTTCCTTGATGTTGGCTACAAAGCCTTTTACATACACAAGCTTTTCAAGAAGATCGTTCTTAAGTCTTTCTCCTTCGCGCTGCCTCATTTCTACCAGTGCATTGAAGGCCATTTCCAAAGCTGGCTTTAGTATAAGCCACAGCTCATCCATATCCATCTCAACAGTCTCAAGAGCCATAATGTCAGGAAATCTTGTAAGCAGGGACAAACTTATGTCATCCCTGATCCCGAACATCTCCTTGAGAGTGTTAAGAGAATCAACATATGCCTTTGCCAGGTCCGTGTCCAGCTTCACCTGTGAATTCTGTCCGAAGGTGTTATAGTTTATGTATACATCAACCTTACCCCTGCTTATCTTTTCGGTAACATACTCCCTTACCTTCTCTTCAAGTACTGACATAGCCCTTGGCATTCTGACAGATACGTCACTGTACCTATGATTGACAGACCTCACATCTACGGAAAATGTACTCGCACCCTGGCTAAATTCTCCTCTTCCAAAGCCCGTCATGCTCTTTATCAAATCTATCATCCTTCCGTCTTCTGTTAATTTTTTTACAGTTTATATACTCCCTCAAAAACCTCCACAGCCGGCCCCTCCATAAAAACGTCACCCTTATCCGGCCAGCTGATATTCAAGTCTCCGCCGCGCAGATGCACAAGCACACTGTTATGCAGCAGTCCGTTTATTACTCCGGCTACTACGCTTGCACATGCCCCGGTTCCGCAGGCGTAAGTGTAGCCTGCCCCTCTTTCCCAGGTTCTAAGAGTAATCTCCCTATCGTTTATTATCCTGACAAAGTTCACATTTGTTTTTTTAGGAAAAAATTCACTGCTTTCTATTGCTTTTCCATTCATTATAACAGCTTCATCCTCTAATTCATCAGTAAATACCACGGTATGCGGCACTCCCATAAGAAGGCTTGTTATTTTATATTCCCTTCTCCCTATGTTCACCTCATGTCCCACTATAGGGTCCTTTTCTATTGTACAGGGTATTCTCCCATTCTCAAAAATAGGCCTTCCCATATTTACCTTAATAGCATCAACGGTTCGGTCCTTTGTTATTATACCTGCTGTAAGTATTCCCGAGTCTGTTTCCACAATCATCTGATCCTTTTTTATACCTAGCTTTTCGTATGCAAATTTGGCGAAGCATCTTAAGCCATTTCCGCACATTCCTGCCCTACTGCCATCAGAGTTGTAAATAATCATTCTTATGTCAGCACAGCTGCTGTTTTCTGCCAATATCAAGCCATCAGCACCTATTCCGAAGAATCTCTGACACATTTTCTCGGCTAATTCAGCAGTTGCTTTTATGGAATTACTTCTGTTATCTACTAATACAAAGTCATTACCAAGACCATGATATTTATAAAAGTTTACCATAATACCTCCTGCATCATTATGCCTTCCCTGATTTATACTGTATTATATCATATAATTTCATAATTAAACATATATTACTCGCATTTTTTTAATTTACTTGATATATCTCTCATTTGCTATACTATGCATGGATTATCGGCTCCTTCTATTTACTGCAGTCATGATATTTGTGTGAATATAGTAAAAAAGCTTATTGAGTGCTATAATATATAAAGGTTTTCACACAAAGGAGGTGCATGAAATGCCTTTTGACGGTTCAGTAGTTAACTCTATTGTCCATGAATTAAATGACAGGCTGGTAAATGGGAAGATTGATAAAGTGTATCAGCCGGAAAAAGATGAGCTGTTGATATCTGTACGGAGCTATAAAGACACTCAGAAGCTGTTATTAAGCGCCAGCTCTACCTATCCCAAGGTGCACCTTACAGAGGAGAACAAATCCAATCCAACCGTAGCCCCTTCCTTCTGTATGCTTCTTAGAAAGCATCTCATAGGGGGTCGGATAATCGCTGTCAGGCAGCCGGAGTTTGAAAGAATAATAGAAATAGATATAGATTCTTTTGATGAGTTGGGTTACAGCACACACAAAACACTTATCGCAGAAATAATGGGCAGGCACAGCAATATCATTTTCATCGACAAGCCCACAAAAAGGATTATAGACAGCATTAAAAGAGTCAGCTTTGAGATAAGCAGTGTAAGAGAGGTTCTTCCGGGCAGGGAATACGAGTATCCCCCTTCAGGTGAAAAAATGAGCCCTCTAGATGTCCAAAAATCAGGCTTTCTGGAGG
This portion of the Clostridia bacterium genome encodes:
- a CDS encoding zinc metallopeptidase, with the translated sequence MFYDSTFILLIPAMIFAAYAQSKVKSTFNKYLKVRNSYGHTGFDVARRLLDANGLQDVPVELVGGRLSDHYDPRKRVLRLSQDVYNSNSLASVGVAAHECGHAIQHLEGYAPLIVRNAIAPVASIGSQASWLFIIGGFIFNWIDLINIGILLFSAAVAFQVITLPVEFNASSRAIALLEGNGLVPSNEIGPAREVLRAAALTYVAATFAAIMQLIRLFVLRGRRD
- the fmt gene encoding methionyl-tRNA formyltransferase, with translation MRIVFMGTPDFAVPCLSILLAQKHDIVAVVTQPDRAKGRGNKLAPPPVKVLAEEVGIPVYQPEKIKTKEFTEILRNLKPDIIIVVAFGQILSQEILDIPPLGCINVHASLLPKYRGAAPINWCIINGETVTGVTTMYMDKGLDTGDMIIKKETAIGENETAGELHDRLMELGAAVLSDTMTILSEGRISRIPQNNEEATYAPIMTKALGRIDWSKDAKTIKNLIRGTYPWPAAFSQYGGKVFKIIGAEAFDCGEKHDKWGSIVNLESGCIVVNCGIGSLKITELQFENEKRMSVEAYLRGHDIETGTILQ
- the def gene encoding peptide deformylase — translated: MAVRTIRKDGDEVLRKVSRKVEVIDDRILTLLDDMKDTMYKAEGVGLAAPQVGVLRRVVVIDIREGLIELINPVIVYESGEQIEEEGCLSIPGIRGEVKRPAKVIVRAMNRKGETFEMTGTELLAIAFCHEIDHLNGMLFTDKAITKTIQKEE
- the priA gene encoding primosomal protein N', which translates into the protein MDKKLFAEVIVANKCKETDRTYSYLIPKEMEDKVMVGSRVIVPFGMGNKQLEGYVLAIKDSIDFNISRIKPLVRALDDEPVMSPQLVELAKWMKNKYMSYYIDAIHAIVPSPVRTKSSYTIELADSDDINDKIARLNSNSIIEILEFLELNDGSAKLEDIKEYFSGLKIDYYMKKLLEAGIVRKLQQVGNKIGKKTEKLLYLTEGVSFDIKKNASKQKEIFELLGNNPGISMSKLKETCGDCDSAVKAMEKKGCIRIEEREEYRKVNSKVYSEKRHELSAAQLDVMTNIRSLFSQGKDVVLHGVTGSGKTEIYLELIEECMEQGKDSIMLVPEISLTPQMVSRFKNRFGDNIAVMHSSLSEGEKYDEWRKIKAGIVKVAIGARSAVFAPFKALGVIIIDEEHENTYKSEIKPKYLTREVAEKRCQLEGARVLMGSATPSIETYYRAKVGELGLVELPERVNGSPMPEVEVVDMREELKSGNKTIFSSSLTEAILDNLKSGDQIILFLNRRGHSTFVSCRQCGIVMKCPRCSISLTYHMKSEKLVCHYCGYERDNPTVCPKCNSDKIKYFGVGTQKLEKEFKKKFSVKDVLRMDADTTSRKNSHQEILDKYRRREANVLLGTQMISKGLDFPDVTLVGVITADTSLNLPDFRSGERTFQMIAQVAGRSGRASKKGRVIVQTYSPEHYSIEYARYHDYKGFYEQEIMLRREMLYPPFSTIANILISGTVENEVIKYANEISRFLDERIKHQDDVEKLGPTAATISRIKNRYRWQIVIKSKSEDTIRAILEDLSENCGEGQTNASISMDLNPQNML
- the coaBC gene encoding bifunctional phosphopantothenoylcysteine decarboxylase/phosphopantothenate--cysteine ligase CoaBC; translation: MLKGKKIVLGVSGGIASYKACELVSRLKKLDAEVHVIMTDSASKFVTPLTFQSLSLNQVSIDMFEAPKYWEIEHISLAKLADVFVIAPATANIIGKLACGIADDMLSITAIATKAQIILAPAMNTNMYDNPVVQRNIKLLKELGYGFVEPEEGRLACGDVGKGKMADPAVIERAIIDALSLKQDLAGKSILVTAGPTREAIDPVRFISNHSTGKMGYAIAERASKRGAKVYLVSGPTNLETPCGVTRFDVVSAKEMHSKVMELFPECDIAVKAAAVADYAPEAAYSQKLKKSDDELELKLTKNPDILYELGKIKGDKIIVGFAMETEKLIENAASKVRKKNLDFIVANDLNETGAGFAADTNVVTLIDRDGNIESIPLKKKHEVADIILDRIRDIKRT
- the rpoZ gene encoding DNA-directed RNA polymerase subunit omega, with protein sequence MIYPTLSSLLEKVDSKYTLVVAVAKRARQLVDGQPRLTKVDSNKPVTIAINEINDSKIIYERNNPERQD
- the gmk gene encoding guanylate kinase; translation: MKSKGLLIVISGPSGAGKGTICRELLRISNAKLELSVSATTRKPREGEIEGVNYFFKDKAEFSRMAEDGEFIEYAKVHDNYYGTPKKYVMDKLEEGKSVILEIDVQGGMKVRHVFEEAVFVFIMPPSFEELRKRIEGRGTETEQDICKRMKNAFDEVKYAYNYDYVVVNDDLKDAAAKLDCILTAEKCRIKRCKTDFDNFREG
- a CDS encoding DUF370 domain-containing protein — translated: MGIKLINIGFGNIVSANRLVAIVSPESAPIKRIIQEARDRGMLIDATYGRRTRAVIITDSDHIILSAVQPETVAHRLIDREAEETDEVVTEE
- a CDS encoding YicC/YloC family endoribonuclease gives rise to the protein MIDLIKSMTGFGRGEFSQGASTFSVDVRSVNHRYSDVSVRMPRAMSVLEEKVREYVTEKISRGKVDVYINYNTFGQNSQVKLDTDLAKAYVDSLNTLKEMFGIRDDISLSLLTRFPDIMALETVEMDMDELWLILKPALEMAFNALVEMRQREGERLKNDLLEKLVYVKGFVANIKEKSYSIVDEYKNKLYDRIKELTKDIPIDENRLLTEVAVFADKSGIDEEIVRLESHMEELRKALNFKGSVGKKLDFIIQEMNREVNTIGSKITDLGILNNVINIKTEIEKIREQVQNIE
- the dapF gene encoding diaminopimelate epimerase is translated as MVNFYKYHGLGNDFVLVDNRSNSIKATAELAEKMCQRFFGIGADGLILAENSSCADIRMIIYNSDGSRAGMCGNGLRCFAKFAYEKLGIKKDQMIVETDSGILTAGIITKDRTVDAIKVNMGRPIFENGRIPCTIEKDPIVGHEVNIGRREYKITSLLMGVPHTVVFTDELEDEAVIMNGKAIESSEFFPKKTNVNFVRIINDREITLRTWERGAGYTYACGTGACASVVAGVINGLLHNSVLVHLRGGDLNISWPDKGDVFMEGPAVEVFEGVYKL